The stretch of DNA aatttgagaaaaaaaaagtaatgcagaCACATTGGCAGACATCTCTCTGCAAGGGTGGCAGGGTCTGTCACACAGTTTGTGTCATTCCTTTATCTGAAGGTAGACATTAAGATTATTCTGTTCCCTGCCTGAACAATACTCTGTCGTAACTATATGTAGCTTGatgcaggattttattttatttatctgtacTTTCCACACTTTTCATGTGCTGATGGACAATTAAAAATCTTACCTTTGATATGGAGGAGTTTATTCCAATGCCTTTGAGTGATTGAATACtaactttgctttgctttgctttcattgaTCTAGGGCACAGTGCTTTACATCTTGCAGTGAAGAACAACCACCTTGACTGCATTAAAAGGTTACTTCAggtaaagtaaaaaataaatttattttgattatattttttaaatttttctttgttttttcttcactggaTATTGACGCATTTCCTGCtaaccatagaatcatataatggctCAGGTTTGAAGGGActtcagagatcatctagttctaacgcactgccatgggcagagttaccagccactagatcaagcactagatcaggttgtccagtACACCATCCAACCCAACCcggccttgaatacctccagggacagggcatccacaacctctttgtCTCTTTATCTTGTCATTACCTTAAGATAACTGCAAATATAAAGTTCGCGTCTCCAGTTTACGAGGCCTATGTTGTTTTCCTGCCTACCATCAGGGGGCACATTCATAATCTGCATCACACTCCTATTCTGATGTCCTTTTTCCCTGCAATTGAGAGATGTTCTTGAGTTTAAGACATTTTAGGCACTGTGTGTGTAGATGATTTAAAACAGCATGGTATCTCCCATAAAACAGTGTAGTATTTCCCCTGAGTGGTCCACAATTTCAGTTTTCCCTGTGCAGTGGATCCAACATAGAAAGACTGGGTCTGAAGCAGGTTACAACTTGTCGTTTCCCAGCTTTAGTCTATGTGTCTGGATGagttggaagtagatgatctaTAAGAGATACAGGGAAAAAGAGTTTATAGTGGGACTTAGGTATTGACCTACCAGAATGTTTTGTGTCTGTGCAAtataaaataatccatttttGACCATGGAAATGTTTGTTGAGTTGagttaaagagaaagaaaccaaaGTAGTCTGGATACCAAAATATGGTAATATTCAAGTCCTCAGTGAAATGAATCAAAGGACAGTGAAAGGTTAGAaaatgagtagaaaaaaaatggtcaagaaaaagccaagaaaaatggaagtgaatATGAAGAGAAGATTCTTCTGACATTAAGGCTGAAGTTGTGTGTTAGCAAACAAGGAGGGATGTCCATCTCAACTCCATTTCAGAAAGACAGGTAAATTCTGGTCATGGGGGTGATCAGACTAATGGGTCAGATTTTTAGGAGTGTAGACTTATCAATAAGACTGTGACTAAGAATTTGGATGAAATAATGAGCCTACAAAATAACACTGCATGACTGCAGTGGTACAGAAAGAAATTGGATCCCATATCTCAACCACAAAATTCTTTTCATCTGGTTACTTCAGGGCTCTCCAATTCAGTTGTGACTGATCTCTCAATGACTCTTATTATATTGGGTCCAACTTCACTGATTACCACTCATTGTATTTACTGGCATCACTACACCTCTCCGGGTGTTCTTGCACACTTGGAAGAGGTCATCTTTAAGCAAGGAGACCTTCAGCTTTGggatttcattagaaaaatctACTAATTCTGGAGGAAACCCATTTAGAACATAAACAGTGACATCAAGCTGTCATTAATTGTATCGCATGCAGCAGCATGCAATCAATGCAGCAGATGAATGAGTTTAGTTTATTACCAAAAATTTGCTGCCCATTTACCTGACAACTACGACCAGGGAGTACTTTTGTTgatgttttgttaattttattaCAAAGTGCATTTCTAAACAAGTTTCTAAGTGTAAACCCTTTGTTAATAGTCTCCAGTTCTCTTGGACAATGCTGTCGTGCtctttgaaatgctttgttgCTTCTGTCAACTGGCTTTGTCATAAAAGCTCTTTCTACATATAAGAAATGTCTAATCTTAATGTAGATAACCATTTTACACAGAATGAATCTTTagttttttattataaaatttgGTAATTTACATGAAACTGTTTACCTGGGAAATCAAGGAAGTACTGGAGGTGGTGCTACACCTGAAAGTCAGACTATCTAATATTTGATTTTAGAAATCTATTATTTCAGTGTGATATCCTTATTTGccataaactgaaaataaaattttctctaCCAAAGTGAGTCTGGATAAAGATTTGTGATTCgatatttttatgtttagtACTTTAAAGTCTAGCTTGATCAGTAGTAGCAGGTGGCTTAAAATACTATGAAACGTAACTGGATAGTAGATGCTTTAGAtcttacaaatgaaaacagagtgTTATTTCCTTCAACAGAAACAACTTGGGACTAATTGCCTTAGAATACAGTTGCTTTAGCTCACAGTAGAATGTAAAATAGGAAGCCTCTCTGAGGCATGGAAGTCAAATTCTTAACTTGTTGGTTTTCAGATATGAATTGTTCtaaaactgtaattatttttttaggtACATCTCCTTCAACGTGCATGTTTACTGTGACTGCAGTATAAGCTATTAACAAGAAAGGATAGTCGAGATCGGTAGAGAGTAAAGCTGTGTCTTTCATCAGTATTCTTGTTCATTTCTGTTGTATGGACTGAACTTTCTGGAGTAGTTCATAAAACTATTCTCCGGCATGTTCAGCTCTCTGTTCTCCTCATCAcgtgtgttttatttttttgatgtttgtctaattgttttttttctcctttctgaactGTGTAGTATAAATGTTCTGTATACAGCACTGACAACTGTGGGAAAACAGCTTTACATTATGCAGGTAACTTCTTTGATGAAAGCATGCACCATCTATTTTGTTATGCTTGATATTCTCAGCTCTTGACTGGGTAGAGCTTTTTACTGATTGGAAAAATAGAGGGCAGAATGGTGAACTATATTAAAACGGgcttcatttctgctctgtcattcccttttcttgtctttttttttttaatttttgctggCTTTCTTTTACGaatcttttgattttatttccaacTTAAGATCACACTTTTTGAAACACCTGCATTTTTAATCTGGCAATGAAAATGTATGTACTTTtgtaaaattaatatattattgATTAATTGAAGATTTTAGTCGCTGAGTGTTGCATATCTATTCTCACAGATGACAAATTATGGACATTTTTAGATAAATACTCTGAATAGTGAATTTTAGTTAATTAGTCAGCAAGTACACTCTTGCAAGTGCAGAGCCACTGAAAGACTTAAAAAGTAAGATTAGATTGATTctgatttcagtatttaaagattATGTGTTCTGGTGTTAATATGGACAATAAAAGTCGGTTTTGTTTCTGCATATAGCTTGGTCTTCATCctatttgtcttcctttccttctttcttaaaaatagagAGATACAGTTTAATCAGTTTTTCCTGAACCCCACTGTAATGCTACAGTATTGCAAGTGTTAGCGTGGAACACAAATTTcataaaatgaagtttaatggattttcatgctttttacttcttttagcGACATGTGGTTATCTTCAGGCAGTTCAACTTCTCTGTGAACACAAATGTCCAATTAACATCAAAGATTTGGTGCGTACCTcttctctttgtgcttttctcAAAGCTTTTACTACCCTCCACTTCAATCAAGCTCAAGTACTGCACTTCAAACTACTACTGCTCTTCTATTTAATTTTGGATTTCTCTGACAATGTTCCTTTTGTGGCTTTCCATAGCATAGCACTTCACTGTGAGACACTAGTGGCAAGGTTTGCTGCTAGTTAAATTGCAAGACTCTTAGAAGTAGCTAGAATTAATTTGGATATATTCAAGACATGATTAAAAGTTGACTTCATTGACTCCAGTAGGCTTTGAGAAAGACCATTATGTGGGCCCTTCAGGTACTGTGAaatgctcagaagaaaaataacctgaGTATGGTAaacctgggggaaaaaatatacttAATGTAAAGTAAAGGCTAAGGGACAGTACACCAACTAGCACAAAACACCTAAAAACAGTCAGATCTATATTTGGGAATTATGCAGCTGCCTGTCAGAAAACTCTCTGATAAAGGGACCTgacagaaattagaaaaaaaaaagagagaggaggggagCAGTAAAAtatgtcatctttttttttaattatttttttttattaattgttttgtttgtatagTAGTTTGGAGGTTAGAGATCTTTTCTTATCTGGTCTTTTTGGTATATTAAAACAACAATCACAAAGATTAGACCTGAAATTTCAgcagatatattttaaagaccaaaaagattttctaatcatgagaagagaaggctgtgggagaATGTTTTACGTCCTCAACTACATCATGAGTAATCATAAAGAAGATAGAGCCAAACTGACCTCAGAAATTGTGACAAGTAGCAGTCGCAAATTGGGCAGCGGAGCTAGTTGGGAAATTCCAGTTAtgttttaaggaagaaaataattcttaccACCCaggtggtgaaacactggaaatgGGACTGAGAGACATCATGCTTTCTCTGTCCTTGGACGTGCTTAAAATCTGATTGGACAAGTCCATGAGCAGTGTACCATAATGTGAAGTTTGCCTTGCTTTTGACTGaagacaaagaggaagaaatgccaAATGCTTTCTAAAGGTGTCTTCCAACTGcagttattctgtgattctatgaaatgttgTGGTTTTGCGTTGTACTTAGTTAAAGTTATCCTTTTGTTGTGGAGATATCCATAGGAATTGCACAGTTGCAAAATCACCATGTTGTAGCattaagcaaacagaaaagggagTACAGACAGCAAAAAGCGTTCCTATTCTTGATGCTTTGCTGAGTGAATCCATCCCCTGTGGTCAAGGAAGGGATTAAATACAGACAGctacatttaaaatacacaagaaaaatgtacagATAGTGCCTTGTTTGTGCTGTGTAGAAGAAAAGTTTGTATCTGACCTTTGAACCTCAGAGTAGTATTTGTAAGTTGTCAAATCATTGTTTATGGTTTCTTTAAATGCATTCCTAGGATGGGAACATACCTCTGCTGCTTGCAGTACAAAATGGCCATACAGAAGTCTGTAAATACCTTCTGGATCACGGAGCAGATGTCAACACAAGGGATAAAAATGGAAGGTACAGCAGGTTAACATCACCATGTTAATTCTTTCCTAAGGCTGACTGTCAAACGAAGTTCTCTACCCAAAATACTCATTACATGAAGTAATGACCCCAGTACTAGAGAACATGAGTACTAGACGTTGTTGAGAAGGCTTATGGAATTCTGCctaatgagaaaagcaaaacagaaactaaaTAACACTAAAAAGAGGTAAACTGTAACTTTTCCTTGGGTTACCAGAGCAGAAAAtcccattttaaaatcattcctgCAGGAATCTGATTTAACCCACACATCGCTTTGTATATGTCCCATATTTTCAATGCTGCTCTCTCTGTTCTTGGCCTGAGTTAGTTTTGCCAACTTAAATCCTAAGCTATTACTTGGAAGTGACATCCAGGAGGAGCTCTTGTTTCTAATGTaacacagccacagcagtgagaaaaaaattctgtaaagcTATATAGTGGAGATGCTGTCTTCTCAAAAGACACCATTTAGATACTTATTGCATTAATATAAATATAGTGTGTGATAGACATCTGGTATTTCAGAATATTGTTGTTAAATCAGAACATTCTTATTGTGGAAAAATGGACTTGCTTTGATGATACTGACAaagttttgtaaatatttggTGAAACTGAAAAGGTAGGGCAGGATGCTGAGAACACTTGGCACTTACAACTAGTAGCTATTATTATTATGTGATACAGTGCCCATACTGTTCTTCGCAAGCGTGTGAAAGGATAAGACTGGGCCTAGCTTAGTTTATATGAGTTCAAAGTTTTATTACTCCACTGTTTGTTTTAAGTTGGTTAAAGAAAACCCCTTTGTCTTCTTGGTTGGTTTGAATGGCCTCATTGGTACTCTGATCTTGAGGTGTTACCTGCTCTGGGACCTCCACCTTTCCCTCACTAGCTTGCTTACAATCAACGGACAGTGTTAACAGTTTGTAGCTAGATTGGATGAAGGCATTTCTGTTATAGATAAGACAGAATGTGCAAAGTACTGTGTGtgcaagcaagaaaaagcacTCTAATACCCCCTTTCCTAATGGCAAGGAGAATGACTACTCTGGTATCTCCACAAAAAAtggttatatttttaatgaaaaatcagaTGTCTTAATGGAGGGGAAAGGGATAGTGTTTGAAAATGGCATGATCAATTCCCTCTTTTGTCTAGACTAAACTGGCTGTTTTGGTATCTGAAACTATCCCTGTAGAACTGTTGTCCAAGTTACTACTCAACACAACTTTTTAGCACAATACTGCAACAGCCATCACTTTTCCAGGGGTCGCTGTTACAAAGAGTATGTTTAATTGATCAGTGAAATGATTGTCTTAATATCTAGCAAACATTATCACTGTAGTAACTGTTAGTTTCATATGTATTTGCCAGTGAATTTGTCCAGCCTTCTAAGTGTGTATTCACGTGAAAAAAGGGAGATTATGCTGTGACAGGAAAGCAATATTAGCACATGCTTGAAAGTGgaattttctgtctgtaattaTGCTGTATGTATCTTATGATCCCTGCAAGTcactgaggaaaaggaaataaaaccttttAGGAAAACACTCCTGTATGTTATCCCCACTGTAGGATCTGACACTGTCTAGCTGCCCCGTGTTGGAGAGGGCATTGATTGTGCTCTaaggagatttttttgtttatttttcttaaaaaatgggCAAGATTTAAGGTGAAACACACCTCAAAGTCTCGGTGAAGAGTTTTGAGAGATTCCTTTGGCTTTTGGAATGATACGTCTCTATTTTGCCAAAAAGCAACatgtgaaaaggagagaaatgatgaaataatGGCTTTTATGTTGTAATTGGAGTGAGACAGTGAAATTTGATAGTCTGACTTTATTCTGCAGCCAGCTTTCCTCTTAGCCTCAGgaacccatttttaaaaatgtttgtaaacACTAGCAAAGCATAACAGGTTTTTGCAGAAGGTCCAGCTGGGATATATGGGGAATGAAGAGTAGGAAAGTGTTTATGTGGAGAAATGATGGTTACATGTATATTTCAAGGTACATGGTGATAAAATCTTGGTCTTCATTGCACAATACCTGTCACATTTTTTGTCCTGAAAaaatgagctgctgcttcaaaaATTTCTCTTGACATTTTTACCCTTGTTTCTTTTGTCCAGAACTGCTTTGATGATGGCTTGTGAAGCTGGTAGCCTTAACATGGTGGAAGCGTTCCTTAGGAAAGGTGCAGATGTCAGTTTAGTAGACGTCTTTGGGCAGAATGCCCTGCATTACTCCAAGATCTCTGAGAATGCAGGAATCCAGAACCTGCTATCATCAAAAATATATCAGGATGTGGGTATGTAAGAGATTCTGATCTGCAGTTTATCACTTTGAATTGGCTACTTGTATGTGTAGCAACAAACAAATATACTTCATGGAGTAACTTGAAAAATTTCAAAAGCTGTCTTCAAAATGGCCTAGTTGAAGCTtcccaaaacaggaaaatgagacaCTTGCTACATATGGTTAATATCTAACGAGATTAGATATTCAGGAGGTgttctggagaaagaaaggtAAGCTGATGAAGAAGCATGACGAAATATTGCTTAGAATTTGAAGTAGATCCTCTTTATGATTTGAAGAAGTAAGTTCAGCTCCTCAGTGAAAGAGTTCAGAAGGAACTAATGCAGACAGGGCTTTATGGTCAAGCTAAAACAGATCTCTGAAGTAGGAAGCTGAGGTAAAGAACAGTGAGAGACTATAGGAGAAGCAGAATTATCACAATCCTTTGAATTTTATATCAGTATATCAGGATAAAACATGAATGGAATTCTGAAATACTGCTTAGATTTCAAACAGATTCAAAAGACAAACAATTTATGGTGTGCGAAGTAAAGTTGGGAGATggtttagaaaaataactttttctttgatagcTGTtcttacttctgcttttttctgcttcacagaTGCAAAATCaccaacaaaagcaaagcaggtaTGTATCCTTTTGGATATAAAAATACTTGGGCTATAAAGGCTTGTAACTTGTGAAAGAATGTTAACTGACTTGACTGGTAGCAGCAGTAAATATCACTGTGAGATGTACTGCCAATGACTACTCTGTAACGTGAAAAGCTTTTGTTGcatatttaagaaatgtgtttcaggaaattgatttttaaatttagctTTCCTCTGAAACAGCAGCTGTCCTTCTCAAtgagagaagggagggaaaatgcatgtatgtgtgcacataTGTACCAGGAAAATATTCCACCGTTCTCATGTGTAAGGCAGGAGCTTGGCTCTTCGACTCTATCTCTTCAAACTAATCTAGGGAAAATTCTCTTGTTTCCAAAGCAGATAACTGAAGGTTGTCCCTGGTTGCATCATACTAGTGAACCCTATCTTTGAGACTCTCAGCAGATTTAGACAGTTAAATACAGTTAAATAAGTTTCTTACATGCTTTATTTAGTATCATGATATCTTGTAGTCCAAGTGTCTTGTAGATCTGCTAGTGGCTGGAAGTTGGATGAGGATGTGATACACTGGTTCATTCTTTCACTGAATGGGGAAGTTCAGTGTTTCAGGGAGCTCAGGCAGAACctgaaggaagggaagatgGTAATTGTTAAGAATTGCATGACTAGACTAAGAATGAATTTACAGAAGTATTTGAGATCACTAGTGCTAAACCTGTTGTCAGCTTCGGCTTTTTCACtaaatcttgtttgttttcactgaagcaTGGATTACAAGGGAACAGATTCTTATTGTCAGGCACgtttaatatttttgtgttaataAGGATGTAGTCTTTATatagaagataaaaagaaactgCATGAGCTGCTAAAGTTTATATTAAtgtgggattttattttttatttttttataaaacaactTGCTCGGACTTTACTAACCAAACTAACAAACTTACCTTTTCTGGCTGGTGGAACTTTCAGCATGATCAAGGCTCTAAATTAAGTTCAGAAAGAAGTGGAACTCCAAAAAAACGCAAAGCCCCACCTCCTCCTATCAGTCCTATGCAGGTAAAGAAAAGACCAATCTTGAGATACTTTTAGGGGATGAAAAGTGTTTTGACTATTATGTGAATAATGTGGGCTGAATTTGCTCTGTCACTCTTATTTTATATACCTTCTTATTGTGAGTGCTTCTCCTGACATTAAGATGAAAACCTGTGTTGGTTAGGTTGACTGAGAAAATTGCTTGAAATATAGAATGGTCTGTGATACAACAGTACAAATTTTACTGTACAGGTGCTTCTTCCATCTAAAGTTGAAGGTATTGTGGTTTTGTAGACTTGCAGAAGtgaataattttgtatttttcacatCTATGTACACATATATCCacatttttatatgcatttttaggatagtaaaatactgaaacagatTTATATAGTATCAAAATGCAACTTCACATTTAGGTTTAGAGTTAGTCTCTGTCTGTTACAACAGCTACTCTGGAAAAGTTAAACTGGCTCAGAAGAGCAATGAATGATCAAATCTGCTCTTTGAAACTTACCCAGAGTTCTGACTTGAGTTAGTGCAAGGAAAAGTATTAATGCACGTGTGTATGTCTATGTATAGCACATGTTGGAGGATTATTCCTATGAACGCATGCATATacttatttatataaaatttttTACAGCTTAGTGATTTGTCCTCTCCACGCTCATCAACTTCAACTCCTATGACTGGAAAAGGACAGGCTTTCTTTGCTGACCAAGTATGCAATATATcaaagttttttgttcttactAAGCATGGGGAAAGAAAGTGTAGCAgcttaataatttaatttgttgACTGCTGAATGTCTGTGAATTAATTAGCtaagttttaggaaaaaaagaatccaaatcTACAAGGGCtgttttgaaagtaatgcctcctatttatttccatggcaacaaCAACAGTTGCAAAAAGCACAATACACAtattctcatctacaaaacagtatttttcaacgcagtcaccaccattataTATGCACCtttgccagccatgaacaagTACCTGCATGCCCCACTCGTACaagtctgcaccagtggatGTGACCCGCTGTCGCTGACACCACTGCTGAAACCCaccacccacctcctcactgtgcttacGTCTACTGTTTGGGCTCCACAAACTGAACGTTTATGtgccaatgaatgtcagtgggtgccatctttttcctcatggaggaattcagtgaaacacctttgcttcatccacacttccatgtcagataccattctgtcagactgcccctctgctgccatctgttgcacagcaaaaaaatgtaatcatagaatcataaaatggcctgggttgaaaaggacctcaaagatcatcgagtttcaacccccctgccatggggagggttgccaaccactagaccaggctgcccagagccacatccagtctggccttgaatgcctccagggatggggcatccacaacctctctgggcaacctgtgccagtgcgtcaccaccctctgcgtgaaaaacttcctcctaatatctaacctaaacctcccctgtctcagtttaaaaccattcccccttgtcctatcactatccaccctcataaacagtCAcacccctcctgtttatatgctcccttcaagtattggaaggccacaatgaggtctccccagagccttctcttctccaagctaaacaagacCAGTTCCCTCaccctttcttcataggagagttgctccagccctctgatcatcttggtggccctcgtctgcactcgttccaagaactctgcgtctttcttgtgctggggccccaggcctgaacgcagtactgcagatggggcctcacaagagccgagtagagggggacgatcccctccctctccctgctgaccactcctcttttaatgcagcccagaacatagttggccttccgggctgccggcgcacactgctggctcatgtccagcttctcattcaccaggaccccccagtccttctctgcagggctgctctcaaggagttcttcctccAGTTTGTACAgatacctgggattgccctggccaaagtgcaacaccttgcacttggcaaGTAATAGTTCAgcccctactgccataccacctaTATGCACCTGACATCATGAGgcaacatagtaaaataggaggcattactttcggagcgATCATCATATTTCCATGTAATTTTAGAAAGCATGGATTACTTCAGTGTTTACTGAATATGTAAATAGAATTGTTCATAAACTAGTAAAGTATGTAGGAATATggttatgaaaatattaatggtGTGAGAGCTCATTTGCTAGTACCAGTGAGGTACATGAGATTATgtgaagcaaaaagcaaaggCCCATGACAAAAAGTCATCAGTCAAATACTGGAACGTGTGCTGATACTTTCCTTATGGTATTGAAGATTTCTTTTAAGTACACTACAATATATTGCAGTTATTTATCACAGGGTCCGCAGCTTTTCAAACTATCTTTGGGACAGTTGATGCCatttcattaatattaaatGAGTACTGACCACctgccacaattaaacaagaccccagaaacaaaagaaatccctTGTGACAGGTTTCTTCCAGCATGATCTATGCTATCTTTATTTATCCTCTGTGAACTGTCCAACTTTTAtctgctttctgtgaaattattttcttctgatgtcTCAGCAGGAAGACTTCAGCTCCTTGCTTCAAGATAATAAAGACAGACTGAGTGACAGCACAGCAGGTATATGATAAAGcttaattcttattttcttatttaattaggtgtttttaagttttttgAAAAGCTTAAATCTGGTCAGAAATCCTCTGTACCTTTCCACTTACAATGTGAGCCCCAATAAGTTGGAGTAACATTCTGTAATTTCATTACGAGTTCCTCACCAATACTTCCTGCTTATATTGGTTCACCTAACATTTTTTTGGGAAAATGTTCACTTTTTCACTGAACTTGATGGTCATGGAAACAAACtgtttaatttgaaatgtaGAGTAAGTATCTATCTCTGGGAtcagtttggcttttaaaagctttggatctttttttttcttccaaaggtGCTGACAGTTTGTTGGATGTGAGTTCTGAAACTGAACAGCAAGATCTACTTATGCTGATGCAAGCAAAAATTGCTTCTTTGACGCTACACAATAAGGAACTACAGGACAAATTACAGGTAGGGTATTTCGTGCTGTTCTAATGCTCTGCTAATTTTTTAACAGAACAAAGAGCTCCTTACCTATTTAAAGAGATGTGCTGTGAAGATAGAAAGAGCTCGTGGTGATAAGGTCATGGAGGCGCTCTGCACTGGAAGGattaaaattagtattttgATCTTCTCACTTTTACCTTTGTTTACTACAATCATTGCATTCTAAAATACATTGATAAGAATTGTGTTAGCAGAATTTTAATTTGTCTAGCTTTGATTTCTAGTTTATGGAGAGCAACACAGACTTCCAGAAGAGGCTGGTAGTTACTGCCTTTGCCAACCCTCACCGTAGATGGTTAAGTGGGACCAGCTGGGTTTTGAGTTCTCCTGAAGATTCCTTCTGTGGTGTTTTAATTGCCCATCTCTGTGGGATGTGGCAAGAATTCCTTGCTTACTCTATTataaaaaggggaaacaaaaagaacaccatgtatttgttttaatcacacatttgtttggatttatttttgcaCAGGAAAGAGCGCCTAAAGAAGTGGATTCTACCATAGATTCTAATCATTCAACCCAAAGAGAATTTGATCAAACAGCAGATAGACAAAGTGAGTTCTCAGCTCAGGAGCTGAAGTCTACCTTAAATGCCACCCAGTCTCAGGAAAAGTTGGCAAGCCctggtgaaataaaaataaagtaccTCCAGGAAGATATAAAGGATGCACAGAGGAAATTAGAGAATTCCGAAACCAAAAGAAAGCACTTAGAAGCTCAGGTCCAGTCTAGGGTCCCAGAAGCAGATTATTTAAATAACACAGACGTTTCAGAAAATGGCTCTGATCCTAACCTGAAAATCCAGGAAACTCAAAACAAGTATGAGGAAGCAGTGAAAGAGGTTTTAAATGTACAAAGGCAAGTGAAACTGGGTCTTGTTTCCTCTGAAAGTGAAGAAGCTTGTTCTGAGCTGAGTAAGTTGAAGGTTACATGTGAAGAAGTTGAAATGCTTAGGCAAGAATTGAAGAGAGCCTTGGAGGaaagtgaaagacaaaaagagaaagtgagagAGCTACAGACAAAGTTTgaagaaagagagcagaatGTTACAAGTAAATTGTCTGTGGAAGAATGTGAGGAAATAAAGAATTCATACTGTTCGGTTATTGATAACATTAATCAGGAGAAAGCACTGCTGATTGAGAGGTACAAAGAAGGgcaagaggaaataaaaaggctaCAGGACAAGCTGACAAATCAGACAGATTTAGAGTCTAGTGCTGAATCTGGAGAAATGAAAGATGCAATGCACAAAATGATAGATGAGCTCAACAGACAACTT from Numida meleagris isolate 19003 breed g44 Domestic line chromosome Z, NumMel1.0, whole genome shotgun sequence encodes:
- the RAI14 gene encoding ankycorbin isoform X6 encodes the protein MKSLKAKFRKSDTNEWNKNDDRLLQAVENGDPEKVASLLGKKGASATKQDSEGKTAFHLAATKGHAECLRIMVTHGADVTAQDGAGHSALHLAVKNNHLDCIKRLLQYKCSVYSTDNCGKTALHYAATCGYLQAVQLLCEHKCPINIKDLDGNIPLLLAVQNGHTEVCKYLLDHGADVNTRDKNGRTALMMACEAGSLNMVEAFLRKGADVSLVDVFGQNALHYSKISENAGIQNLLSSKIYQDVDAKSPTKAKQLSDLSSPRSSTSTPMTGKGQAFFADQQEDFSSLLQDNKDRLSDSTAGADSLLDVSSETEQQDLLMLMQAKIASLTLHNKELQDKLQERAPKEVDSTIDSNHSTQREFDQTADRQSEFSAQELKSTLNATQSQEKLASPGEIKIKYLQEDIKDAQRKLENSETKRKHLEAQVQSRVPEADYLNNTDVSENGSDPNLKIQETQNKYEEAVKEVLNVQRQVKLGLVSSESEEACSELSKLKVTCEEVEMLRQELKRALEESERQKEKVRELQTKFEEREQNVTSKLSVEECEEIKNSYCSVIDNINQEKALLIERYKEGQEEIKRLQDKLTNQTDLESSAESGEMKDAMHKMIDELNRQLSELSQLYKEAQAELEDYRKRKTLDDIAVDYIPRDEHEKLMQVTNSLKYKAENELLEMKSQYTKVLDEAEELKQLLDTQKQNSLPIAEHQQVMNALRTTVKEMEEEINELKELLTNRESEVRNLQKELLEEKAAINEAMVPRAAYEKLQSSLEGEVSILSSKLKDVIKEKENVSLDVMQLRNEVLLLKEEKEGMHNLLEAKEREVTGLHQKYHQAQEDLLEMKRYSESSSKLEEDKDKKISEMSKEVSKLKEALNSLSQLSYSTSAPKRQSQQLEALQQQVKQLQNQLTETKKQHQETVSVYRMHLLYAVQGQMDEDVQKVLKQILSMCKSQSQKK
- the RAI14 gene encoding ankycorbin isoform X3, with translation MKSLKAKFRKSDTNEWNKNDDRLLQAVENGDPEKVASLLGKKGASATKQDSEGKTAFHLAATKGHAECLRIMVTHGADVTAQDGAGHSALHLAVKNNHLDCIKRLLQYKCSVYSTDNCGKTALHYAATCGYLQAVQLLCEHKCPINIKDLDGNIPLLLAVQNGHTEVCKYLLDHGADVNTRDKNGRTALMMACEAGSLNMVEAFLRKGADVSLVDVFGQNALHYSKISENAGIQNLLSSKIYQDVDAKSPTKAKQHDQGSKLSSERSGTPKKRKAPPPPISPMQLSDLSSPRSSTSTPMTGKGQAFFADQQEDFSSLLQDNKDRLSDSTAGADSLLDVSSETEQQDLLMLMQAKIASLTLHNKELQDKLQERAPKEVDSTIDSNHSTQREFDQTADRQSEFSAQELKSTLNATQSQEKLASPGEIKIKYLQEDIKDAQRKLENSETKRKHLEAQVQSRVPEADYLNNTDVSENGSDPNLKIQETQNKYEEAVKEVLNVQRQVKLGLVSSESEEACSELSKLKVTCEEVEMLRQELKRALEESERQKEKVRELQTKFEEREQNVTSKLSVEECEEIKNSYCSVIDNINQEKALLIERYKEGQEEIKRLQDKLTNQTDLESSAESGEMKDAMHKMIDELNRQLSELSQLYKEAQAELEDYRKRKTLDDIAVDYIPRDEHEKLMQVTNSLKYKAENELLEMKSQYTKVLDEAEELKQLLDTQKQNSLPIAEHQQVMNALRTTVKEMEEEINELKELLTNRESEVRNLQKELLEEKAAINEAMVPRAAYEKLQSSLEGEVSILSSKLKDVIKEKENVSLDVMQLRNEVLLLKEEKEGMHNLLEAKEREVTGLHQKYHQAQEDLLEMKRYSESSSKLEEDKDKKISEMSKEVSKLKEALNSLSQLSYSTSAPKRQSQQLEALQQQVKQLQNQLTETKKQHQETVSVYRMHLLYAVQGQMDEDVQKVLKQILSMCKSQSQKK